In a single window of the Luteolibacter yonseiensis genome:
- a CDS encoding thermonuclease family protein, translating to MSRRPAPRKSWFSLLLVAAAVAIWLYNGSQLVTKPGGKSVPGWKPASPGELPVPEVSRKSQTSKKSTRYEMFENCTLAEARNNDGDSFFVRLPDGRTEEFRLYFVDTPETDFKTYPDGKTNHERIRQQAAEMGDGITPEQAVEIGKKGRKFTLDLLASRPFTLYTEWDSPFRDNRYHAHIRIQQNGKPRWLHQLLIEKGLARIKTKPADLPNGIPAHQEEDHLRQLERAAKRADAGAWGL from the coding sequence ATGTCCCGGCGGCCTGCCCCACGGAAATCCTGGTTCAGCCTGCTTCTGGTCGCCGCAGCCGTCGCCATCTGGCTTTACAACGGGAGCCAATTGGTTACCAAACCGGGTGGAAAATCCGTCCCCGGATGGAAACCCGCGTCACCCGGGGAGCTCCCTGTTCCCGAGGTATCCCGGAAAAGCCAAACTTCGAAAAAATCCACCCGCTACGAGATGTTTGAAAACTGCACCCTCGCGGAAGCCCGCAACAATGATGGCGACAGTTTCTTCGTCCGCCTCCCGGACGGGAGAACCGAAGAGTTCCGCCTCTACTTCGTGGATACACCGGAAACCGATTTCAAAACCTACCCGGATGGCAAGACGAACCACGAGCGCATCCGGCAACAAGCTGCCGAGATGGGCGACGGCATCACACCCGAACAGGCGGTGGAAATCGGAAAAAAAGGCAGGAAGTTCACCCTCGACCTGCTGGCCAGCCGACCCTTCACCCTCTACACCGAGTGGGACAGCCCGTTCCGCGACAACCGCTACCACGCCCACATCCGGATCCAGCAAAACGGCAAGCCCCGCTGGCTGCACCAGTTGTTGATCGAAAAGGGACTAGCCCGCATCAAAACCAAACCTGCGGATCTTCCCAACGGCATTCCGGCCCATCAGGAAGAAGATCATCTCCGCCAGTTGGAACGAGCCGCCAAAAGAGCGGACGCCGGAGCCTGGGGGTTGTGA
- a CDS encoding M23 family metallopeptidase has translation MTFGAKKWRKIGTILLGLLLLALPAGAEIKINLADGFDFPVGKPNADGYYKARGLRLREPKHYGEDWNGRTGGDTDLGDPVYAVADGIVTFAHNVRAGWGNVVLTRHAYRDPGTGQVKFCDTLNGHLNQIMVKDGQPVKRGQQIGTIGSNFGMYPAHLHFEIRHNITIGMARNGVPSDMVNWADPTQFINKYRKLNREWRPVVMPTGTYQDYAGYKGI, from the coding sequence ATGACCTTTGGTGCCAAAAAATGGCGGAAAATCGGAACAATCCTTCTCGGACTCCTGCTTCTCGCACTTCCCGCTGGGGCGGAAATCAAGATCAACCTCGCGGATGGTTTTGACTTCCCCGTCGGCAAACCGAATGCGGACGGCTACTACAAGGCCCGCGGCCTTCGCCTCCGCGAACCCAAGCACTACGGCGAGGACTGGAACGGCCGCACGGGTGGTGACACCGACCTCGGAGACCCGGTTTACGCGGTCGCGGACGGCATCGTCACCTTCGCCCACAACGTGCGGGCCGGGTGGGGCAACGTCGTCCTGACACGCCACGCCTACCGCGACCCCGGCACCGGACAGGTGAAATTCTGCGACACCCTCAACGGCCACCTCAACCAGATCATGGTCAAGGACGGCCAGCCGGTGAAACGCGGCCAGCAGATCGGGACGATCGGCAGCAACTTCGGCATGTATCCGGCCCATCTCCATTTCGAGATCCGGCACAACATCACCATCGGCATGGCGAGGAACGGCGTGCCCTCCGATATGGTGAACTGGGCGGACCCCACCCAGTTCATCAACAAATACCGCAAGCTGAACCGCGAGTGGCGGCCGGTGGTCATGCCCACCGGCACCTACCAGGATTACGCGGGCTACAAGGGAATCTGA
- a CDS encoding MFS transporter: MAILAAGVGFAIRGGIFDNWSKEYGFTGAQLGAIGGAGFIGFCFGIFGGGVIVDKIGYGKLVVVALLCHILSAFVTFGASTPENAYNFLYWGMFLFAFANGTLEAVANPLVATLFPNQRTHYLNILHAAWPAGMIIGAAAGWVLDDKMALSWKLQLALYLIPTAAYGLMFLGQKYPKSEAAEKGSSFVEMFKSVGILGAVVACYLLALFFGDLFKGVSPEYSNIIGYGIGGILLVGVAVMTSFSLGSILLFVLFVTHALVGAVELGTDGWIQNITGNLFTSEQGKYLFLWTSAIMFGLRFCAHWLETKLKLSPIGLLLACSVIGFIGLTLAVNMHTFGMALVALGIYAVGKTFFWPTMLAVVGDRFPHTGAIAMSIMGGIGMMSAGLIGTPGLGYAKDRFTGESLQSSNAALYAEYKAEKPSTFLNIPSTAAYGLDGKKLAAAKEATEKTDAQKAVVLADQQGDRATLKADSYIPLIMSVVYLLLFFYFKSIGGYRPLKIGE; this comes from the coding sequence ATGGCCATCCTCGCAGCCGGTGTCGGCTTCGCCATCCGTGGCGGTATCTTCGACAACTGGTCGAAGGAATACGGTTTCACGGGAGCTCAATTAGGAGCGATCGGCGGTGCCGGTTTCATCGGCTTCTGTTTCGGTATTTTCGGCGGCGGTGTGATCGTGGACAAGATCGGCTACGGAAAACTTGTCGTCGTCGCGCTCCTTTGCCACATCCTTTCCGCGTTTGTCACTTTCGGGGCCAGCACTCCGGAAAATGCCTACAATTTCCTCTACTGGGGCATGTTCCTTTTCGCCTTTGCGAACGGCACCTTGGAAGCCGTTGCGAATCCTCTCGTCGCCACCCTTTTCCCCAACCAACGGACTCATTATCTGAACATCCTGCACGCCGCATGGCCCGCCGGCATGATCATCGGTGCCGCAGCCGGATGGGTGCTTGACGACAAGATGGCTCTCAGCTGGAAACTCCAGCTCGCCCTCTACCTCATTCCAACCGCCGCTTACGGACTGATGTTCCTCGGTCAGAAATATCCGAAGTCGGAAGCCGCGGAAAAAGGCTCCAGCTTCGTGGAGATGTTCAAATCCGTCGGCATCCTGGGTGCCGTGGTCGCGTGTTACCTCCTCGCCCTCTTCTTCGGCGATCTTTTCAAAGGCGTCTCGCCGGAATACTCGAACATCATCGGCTATGGCATCGGCGGGATCCTGCTGGTTGGCGTGGCGGTGATGACAAGCTTCTCTCTTGGTTCCATCCTGCTCTTTGTTCTCTTCGTCACCCACGCCCTGGTCGGAGCGGTCGAGCTCGGCACCGACGGCTGGATCCAGAACATCACCGGCAACCTCTTCACCTCGGAGCAAGGCAAGTATCTCTTCCTCTGGACCTCCGCCATCATGTTCGGCCTCCGGTTCTGCGCGCATTGGCTCGAAACCAAGCTCAAGCTCTCCCCCATCGGCCTGCTGCTCGCCTGCTCGGTGATCGGTTTCATCGGTCTCACCCTGGCGGTCAACATGCACACCTTCGGCATGGCGCTTGTCGCACTCGGCATCTACGCCGTCGGCAAAACCTTCTTCTGGCCAACCATGCTCGCCGTGGTGGGCGACCGCTTCCCACATACCGGAGCCATCGCGATGTCAATCATGGGCGGCATCGGCATGATGTCGGCGGGCCTGATCGGCACTCCCGGACTCGGCTATGCCAAGGACCGTTTCACCGGAGAATCCCTCCAGTCTTCAAATGCCGCGCTCTATGCCGAATACAAGGCTGAGAAACCTTCCACCTTCCTCAACATCCCCTCGACCGCCGCTTACGGTCTGGATGGCAAGAAACTCGCCGCCGCCAAAGAAGCAACGGAGAAAACCGACGCCCAGAAGGCCGTCGTCCTCGCCGACCAGCAAGGTGACCGCGCGACACTCAAGGCGGACTCTTACATTCCGCTGATCATGTCGGTCGTCTATCTCCTGCTGTTCTTCTACTTCAAGTCCATCGGCGGCTATCGTCCGCTGAAGATCGGCGAATAA
- a CDS encoding CAP domain-containing protein, with amino-acid sequence MKKILIHTSALFASALIAQAQMSQYSHGNPTAEEQYMLELINRARAAPAAEGQFLVSQKNPDIKVAFDYFKVNLNRVKQDFSGYAVRPPLTFHPDLLAAARRHSTDMAKKNFQSHTGSDDSSPTGRVKAAGYDPISVNENIFSKSVQTPLYAHVGLNVDWGPYPNGVQSTPIHRQTIMGLAGYDFREIGIGIVARTGSNATKNGKFAITQNFASRQNSPNFLVGVVYSDTNGNGSYDPNEGLSGVKVTPQVGGWFAETSTSGGYAIPFPEAPGASSVVFSGGSLPRPLTRDFSLTDRNVKLDLRVASEQPVIRLQKVDSVAREGGPASGRTAVFRVVRAGSTIGDLRVDIGRSIDSGSGKASPKDYKISAVKPARVEVPGNKSKKFPVIIPAGADHADVKITAVGDKTTEPKEVVSFTLRSGTGYQVGTPTSVTISIKK; translated from the coding sequence ATGAAAAAAATCCTGATACACACTTCGGCATTGTTCGCCTCGGCCCTGATTGCCCAGGCCCAGATGAGCCAGTATAGCCATGGAAATCCCACGGCTGAGGAGCAGTATATGCTCGAGCTGATCAACCGGGCCCGGGCCGCTCCCGCCGCGGAAGGACAGTTTCTCGTCAGTCAGAAAAACCCTGATATCAAGGTGGCTTTTGATTACTTCAAAGTGAACCTCAATCGCGTTAAGCAGGATTTTTCGGGTTATGCGGTGCGTCCGCCCCTTACTTTTCATCCGGATCTGTTGGCAGCGGCCCGCCGGCACAGCACCGACATGGCGAAGAAAAATTTCCAGTCCCACACGGGTAGCGATGACTCCAGTCCGACGGGCCGTGTGAAGGCGGCGGGATACGATCCGATTTCGGTCAATGAGAACATTTTTTCAAAATCGGTCCAGACCCCCCTTTACGCCCATGTCGGTTTGAATGTCGATTGGGGACCATACCCGAACGGCGTGCAATCGACTCCGATCCACCGGCAGACCATCATGGGTCTCGCCGGGTATGATTTCCGGGAGATCGGCATCGGTATCGTCGCCCGCACGGGGTCGAATGCCACGAAGAATGGCAAATTTGCGATCACCCAAAATTTCGCAAGTCGGCAAAATTCCCCGAATTTCCTGGTGGGAGTGGTTTATTCGGACACCAACGGAAACGGCAGCTATGATCCGAATGAAGGGTTGTCAGGCGTCAAGGTCACGCCGCAGGTGGGTGGTTGGTTTGCGGAGACTTCTACATCAGGAGGTTATGCGATTCCGTTTCCGGAGGCTCCCGGAGCAAGCAGTGTTGTGTTCAGCGGAGGCAGCCTGCCAAGGCCGCTGACGCGCGATTTCTCGCTTACCGACAGGAATGTGAAGCTGGATCTGCGGGTCGCTTCCGAGCAGCCGGTGATCCGTCTCCAGAAAGTGGACTCTGTCGCGCGTGAAGGTGGACCAGCCTCCGGTCGGACCGCCGTATTCAGGGTTGTCCGGGCGGGTTCCACAATAGGCGACCTCCGTGTCGATATCGGTCGCTCGATCGATAGCGGCAGCGGAAAAGCATCGCCCAAGGACTATAAGATCTCGGCGGTCAAGCCCGCCCGCGTTGAAGTCCCGGGCAACAAAAGCAAGAAATTCCCGGTGATCATTCCCGCGGGGGCGGATCATGCCGACGTCAAGATCACCGCGGTGGGCGACAAGACGACCGAACCGAAGGAGGTTGTTTCCTTCACGTTGCGGAGCGGAACCGGGTATCAGGTCGGAACGCCAACCAGCGTCACGATTTCGATCAAGAAGTAG
- a CDS encoding sugar phosphate nucleotidyltransferase, with amino-acid sequence MNSRLPPVKAGRVKQAFILGAGLGNRLRPLTGRLPKPLVPLFHQPLAGWAVEACAGIGIDRFAVNTHHLPEAWEGFGAGRDVTFFHEPDLLETGGGLKNLAYWMGGDPLLVHNGDIFSTMPLEKLVSAHKASGLPVTLALRSEGVASHIALDESGTRVRDIRNMLGIAGGTHVFSGIYCVNPDFLELIPAGEKISVIPAFLELAKEGTLGAIILDEGVWLDLGDRESYLQAHRELALAEGIHPEARIGAGAVIERSAIGPGSVVEEGAVIRDSVIWPGARVSGDAVLDRCIVFSDAPVGGSHQDADL; translated from the coding sequence TTGAATTCCCGCCTTCCTCCCGTCAAAGCAGGCCGCGTGAAACAAGCCTTCATCCTCGGCGCCGGTCTCGGAAATCGCCTGCGCCCGCTCACCGGCCGCCTGCCAAAACCCTTGGTGCCGCTGTTTCACCAGCCCCTCGCGGGATGGGCGGTGGAAGCCTGTGCCGGTATCGGCATCGACCGCTTTGCCGTCAACACCCATCACCTGCCCGAAGCTTGGGAAGGGTTTGGAGCTGGAAGGGATGTCACCTTTTTCCATGAACCCGACCTGCTGGAGACCGGCGGCGGACTGAAAAATCTGGCGTATTGGATGGGCGGCGATCCGTTGCTGGTTCACAATGGCGACATCTTCTCCACGATGCCGCTGGAGAAACTGGTCTCCGCACACAAGGCTTCCGGGCTGCCCGTGACCTTGGCACTGCGCTCCGAAGGCGTGGCCAGCCACATCGCGCTCGATGAGTCGGGCACACGGGTACGGGACATCCGGAATATGTTGGGAATCGCCGGTGGAACGCATGTTTTCAGCGGCATCTACTGCGTCAACCCGGACTTTCTCGAACTCATCCCGGCAGGCGAGAAAATCTCCGTCATCCCCGCCTTCCTCGAACTTGCGAAAGAAGGCACGCTGGGTGCGATCATTCTCGACGAGGGGGTGTGGCTGGATCTGGGCGATCGGGAATCCTACCTGCAAGCCCATCGCGAGCTTGCTCTTGCGGAAGGCATCCATCCTGAGGCCCGGATCGGGGCGGGAGCCGTCATCGAACGATCCGCAATCGGCCCCGGATCAGTCGTGGAGGAGGGAGCGGTAATCCGAGACAGCGTTATCTGGCCCGGAGCCCGCGTTTCAGGCGATGCGGTGCTGGACCGTTGCATCGTCTTCTCCGACGCCCCGGTGGGAGGATCCCATCAGGACGCCGACCTCTGA
- the trhA gene encoding PAQR family membrane homeostasis protein TrhA, which translates to MCDSHREEVASLLTHALGTLLSVVALVVMLVLSEGEPLKIVSAAVFGTSLILLYASSTLYHFFTSARWKARFQSLDHACIYLLIAGSYTPITLVTLRGATGWWLFGTVWSLAILGVLIKTLRKGRKGHWISTTLYLAMGWLILFAFAPLVRNLPMAGVWWLVAGGLTYSFGIIFYAWNRLPFNHAIWHLFVMGGSSCHVLAVARYVLP; encoded by the coding sequence TTGTGCGATTCCCACCGGGAAGAGGTGGCGAGTCTGCTGACCCACGCGCTGGGGACGCTGCTGAGTGTCGTGGCGCTGGTGGTCATGCTGGTCCTTTCCGAAGGCGAGCCGTTGAAAATCGTCTCGGCGGCGGTGTTCGGCACATCCCTGATCCTGTTGTATGCCTCGTCCACCCTCTATCACTTCTTCACTTCCGCACGGTGGAAGGCACGTTTCCAATCGCTCGACCACGCCTGCATCTATCTTCTGATCGCCGGGTCCTACACGCCCATCACCCTCGTCACCCTGCGCGGAGCGACGGGTTGGTGGTTGTTCGGGACCGTATGGTCGCTCGCCATCCTGGGGGTGCTCATCAAGACGCTGCGCAAGGGGAGAAAAGGTCATTGGATCTCCACAACCCTTTATCTGGCGATGGGGTGGCTCATTCTCTTCGCCTTCGCCCCGCTCGTCCGGAACCTGCCCATGGCGGGTGTCTGGTGGCTTGTCGCCGGGGGACTCACCTATTCCTTCGGCATCATTTTCTATGCCTGGAACCGCCTTCCGTTCAATCACGCCATCTGGCATCTCTTCGTGATGGGGGGGAGTTCCTGCCATGTGCTGGCCGTGGCACGATACGTCCTTCCCTGA
- the mutM gene encoding bifunctional DNA-formamidopyrimidine glycosylase/DNA-(apurinic or apyrimidinic site) lyase, with translation MPELPEVETTRRGIEPHVIGAKMTEFIVRRHDLRQPVPENLSALEGRTITAVSRRSKYLLLEVDDGTRLLVHLGMSGSLRLMDPAEDWKKHDHVGITLDNGKQLRFHDPRRFGLILWLTEADPMSHDLLKNLGPEPLENGFTVTHLQAACAKRSSAIKLVIMDAKVVVGVGNIYASEALFRARILPETPANKISKPGLAKLVTAIREVLADAIREGGTTLRDFVNSDGKAGYFQQRLFVYDRKGEPCRVCETPVRHAILGQRSTYWCPRCQK, from the coding sequence ATGCCCGAGCTCCCAGAAGTCGAAACCACCCGCCGGGGCATCGAGCCGCATGTCATCGGCGCGAAAATGACCGAATTCATCGTGCGCCGTCACGACCTGCGCCAGCCGGTTCCCGAAAATCTGAGCGCTTTGGAGGGGCGGACCATCACCGCCGTCAGCCGCCGCTCGAAGTATCTGTTGTTGGAAGTCGACGACGGCACCCGCCTGCTTGTCCACCTCGGCATGTCCGGCAGTCTGCGGCTGATGGACCCGGCGGAGGATTGGAAAAAGCACGACCACGTGGGCATCACCCTGGATAACGGCAAACAACTGCGTTTCCATGATCCCCGCAGGTTCGGGCTGATCCTGTGGCTGACGGAAGCCGATCCGATGTCCCATGACCTGCTGAAAAACCTCGGCCCGGAGCCCTTGGAAAACGGCTTCACCGTGACGCATCTCCAGGCCGCCTGCGCGAAACGCTCCTCGGCCATCAAGCTCGTCATCATGGATGCGAAGGTGGTCGTCGGGGTGGGGAACATCTACGCGTCGGAAGCCCTGTTCCGTGCGCGCATCCTTCCGGAAACACCGGCGAACAAGATCTCAAAACCCGGATTGGCAAAACTCGTCACCGCCATCCGCGAGGTCCTGGCGGATGCGATCCGGGAAGGCGGCACCACCTTGCGGGATTTCGTCAACTCGGACGGCAAGGCGGGCTATTTCCAACAGCGGCTCTTTGTTTACGATCGGAAAGGCGAGCCGTGCCGTGTTTGTGAAACGCCCGTCCGGCACGCGATCCTCGGCCAGCGTTCGACCTACTGGTGCCCGCGTTGCCAGAAGTAG
- a CDS encoding 50S ribosomal protein L11 methyltransferase: MFVWSKLSAAQWMDAWEERFAGNPNLVIEVVKGGKSIRVRLFCATRMEADAVVAQFGGSVRKMANSEWNKPVEAPRPVKVRDVFVLTAENRPKELAALKKANPKREIIVIPPEMAFGTGDHATTSTCLRLLVDVARARKGTDWTVADLGTGTGVLAIAARKLGSGETYACDFDPLAVEVAIRNTGRNGTPEILMAEQDVLKWKPRKKGYDVVMANLFSTVLIEAWPVIAKSLAPKGDLIVSGILATQAWEVFKAAAGSGLGFTKVVKKGKWVTAHGGHLVDLIASEK; encoded by the coding sequence ATGTTTGTCTGGTCGAAACTCTCCGCCGCCCAATGGATGGATGCTTGGGAAGAACGGTTCGCCGGGAATCCCAATCTGGTCATCGAGGTGGTCAAAGGTGGAAAATCCATCCGGGTGCGGCTTTTCTGCGCCACCCGGATGGAGGCGGATGCCGTGGTCGCCCAGTTCGGCGGCAGCGTGCGCAAGATGGCCAATTCCGAATGGAACAAGCCGGTGGAAGCACCGCGACCGGTGAAGGTGCGCGATGTCTTCGTGCTGACGGCGGAAAACCGCCCGAAGGAACTCGCCGCACTGAAAAAGGCGAACCCGAAGCGTGAGATCATCGTCATCCCGCCGGAAATGGCGTTTGGCACGGGCGACCACGCCACGACATCGACGTGCCTGCGGCTGCTGGTGGACGTCGCGAGAGCCCGCAAGGGCACGGACTGGACCGTCGCAGATCTCGGAACCGGCACCGGGGTGCTGGCGATCGCCGCCCGGAAGCTCGGATCGGGCGAAACCTATGCCTGTGATTTCGATCCCCTCGCGGTGGAGGTGGCCATCCGCAACACCGGACGCAACGGCACCCCTGAAATCCTGATGGCCGAGCAGGACGTGCTGAAATGGAAACCGCGCAAGAAAGGCTACGACGTGGTGATGGCGAACCTGTTTTCCACCGTGCTGATCGAGGCATGGCCCGTCATCGCGAAATCCCTGGCACCCAAGGGCGACCTGATCGTCTCCGGAATCCTGGCGACCCAGGCATGGGAGGTTTTCAAAGCCGCGGCCGGCAGCGGGCTCGGATTCACGAAAGTCGTGAAAAAAGGCAAGTGGGTCACCGCCCATGGAGGCCATCTGGTGGATTTGATCGCCTCGGAAAAATAA
- the trpC gene encoding indole-3-glycerol phosphate synthase TrpC, with protein sequence MSDKLAEIIATKHQEVAALMPRAALLRAGAIQRNDFGGFRAAIDRGPGRLGVIAEVKKASPSVGLIDPNFDPVRQAKRYLEGGASCLSILTDEKYFQGSLSYLSQISKFSSAPLLRKDFTVHEVQIHEAVVTGADAILLIVAALDDATLRHLYDEAKSFQLDVLVEVHDLPEMERALELGADLIGVNNRNLKTFEVDLATTERLAEEVPDDVLLVSESGIKSLADAQRVLDAGANAVLIGETLMRAHDPSREIEAYLALEIS encoded by the coding sequence ATGTCCGACAAGCTCGCAGAAATCATCGCCACCAAACACCAGGAGGTCGCCGCACTCATGCCCCGCGCCGCGTTGCTGCGGGCCGGAGCCATCCAACGCAACGATTTCGGCGGGTTCCGCGCCGCCATCGACCGCGGCCCCGGCAGGCTGGGAGTCATCGCCGAGGTAAAGAAGGCGTCTCCCTCGGTGGGTCTCATCGATCCGAACTTCGACCCCGTCCGCCAGGCGAAACGCTATCTGGAAGGTGGAGCGTCCTGTCTTTCCATCCTCACCGACGAGAAATATTTCCAAGGATCGCTCAGCTACCTCTCGCAGATTTCGAAATTCTCCTCCGCCCCGCTGCTGCGGAAGGATTTCACCGTGCACGAGGTGCAGATCCACGAGGCCGTGGTCACCGGCGCGGATGCCATCCTGCTCATCGTCGCCGCTTTGGACGATGCCACGCTGCGCCATCTCTACGACGAGGCGAAGTCCTTCCAGCTCGACGTGCTGGTGGAGGTTCATGATCTCCCGGAAATGGAACGCGCCCTCGAACTCGGCGCGGACCTCATCGGCGTGAACAACAGGAATCTCAAAACCTTCGAGGTGGATCTCGCCACCACCGAGCGCCTTGCGGAGGAGGTGCCGGATGATGTGCTGCTGGTTTCCGAAAGCGGCATCAAGTCGCTGGCGGACGCCCAGCGGGTGCTGGATGCGGGGGCGAACGCGGTGCTGATCGGTGAGACCCTGATGCGGGCCCACGATCCTTCGCGGGAAATCGAGGCGTATCTCGCACTGGAAATCTCGTGA